A genomic region of Ewingella sp. CoE-038-23 contains the following coding sequences:
- the zapA gene encoding cell division protein ZapA: MSAQPVDIQIFGRSLRVNCPPEQQEALNMAAEDLNQRLQDLKVRTRVTNTEQLVFIAALNVCHELAQERLKTRDYASNMEQRIRMLQQTIEQALLEQGKISEREGAPFE, translated from the coding sequence ATGTCTGCACAACCGGTAGATATTCAAATTTTTGGCCGCTCGTTAAGAGTGAATTGTCCGCCAGAACAACAAGAAGCATTGAACATGGCTGCTGAGGATCTTAATCAGCGGTTGCAAGATCTTAAAGTTCGCACTAGAGTCACCAATACAGAGCAGTTAGTTTTCATCGCGGCACTGAATGTGTGTCACGAACTTGCTCAAGAACGGTTGAAAACCCGTGACTATGCCTCCAATATGGAACAACGTATTCGGATGCTGCAACAAACCATCGAGCAAGCTTTGCTCGAACAAGGTAAGATATCGGAACGCGAAGGGGCTCCTTTCGAATAA
- a CDS encoding 5-formyltetrahydrofolate cyclo-ligase — translation MSNTPQHASIRQQIRTEVRQRRNNLTSEQQSLFALQAADRVVTHSRIQGASTISVFLSFDGELDTAPLIQRLWADGKQLCLPVLHPFTPGNLLFLRYDPDTTLVRNKLKILEPALDATQIVPLSELDIILTPLVAFDSHGQRLGMGGGFYDRTLENWQDGGPYPIGLAHDCQQVDNLPVEHWDVPLPEVITPGKVWQW, via the coding sequence ATGTCGAACACTCCCCAGCACGCATCAATCCGCCAACAAATTCGCACTGAAGTCCGTCAACGCAGAAACAATCTCACGTCCGAACAGCAAAGTCTTTTTGCGCTTCAAGCCGCAGATCGCGTGGTGACACATTCGCGTATTCAAGGTGCCAGTACGATTTCGGTGTTTCTCTCTTTTGATGGCGAATTGGATACCGCGCCGCTGATTCAGCGACTGTGGGCAGATGGCAAACAGCTCTGCCTGCCGGTGCTGCACCCTTTCACACCCGGCAACTTACTTTTTCTGCGCTATGACCCCGACACCACTCTGGTACGCAATAAGCTGAAGATCCTCGAGCCGGCCCTCGACGCCACGCAGATTGTGCCTTTATCCGAATTGGACATTATCCTTACGCCGCTGGTCGCCTTTGATAGCCACGGGCAGCGTTTAGGCATGGGCGGCGGCTTCTACGACCGCACGTTGGAAAATTGGCAGGACGGCGGTCCCTATCCCATCGGGCTGGCGCACGATTGCCAGCAGGTCGACAACCTGCCGGTAGAGCATTGGGACGTGCCTCTGCCTGAAGTGATCACCCCTGGCAAAGTGTGGCAGTGGTAA
- the asr gene encoding acid resistance repetitive basic protein Asr: MKKVLALVVAAAMGLSSVAFAADTTAAPAPAAAPAATTAAPAAAAPAAKAPTKHAVKHKKAHKKAAQKAQAAKKHKKAKKAAPAQKAQAAKKHVKHAKKAAPAQKAQAAKKHVKHAKKAAPAQKAQAAKKHVKHAKKAAPAAK, encoded by the coding sequence ATGAAAAAAGTATTAGCTCTGGTTGTTGCCGCTGCAATGGGTCTGTCTTCTGTAGCTTTCGCTGCTGACACTACTGCTGCACCAGCTCCTGCTGCTGCGCCAGCTGCAACTACCGCTGCTCCAGCGGCTGCTGCTCCAGCTGCAAAAGCACCAACTAAGCATGCTGTTAAGCATAAGAAAGCACACAAGAAAGCTGCCCAGAAAGCCCAGGCTGCTAAGAAACACAAAAAAGCGAAGAAAGCCGCACCAGCTCAGAAAGCCCAGGCTGCTAAAAAGCACGTAAAACACGCTAAAAAAGCTGCTCCAGCACAGAAAGCTCAGGCTGCTAAAAAGCACGTGAAACATGCTAAAAAAGCTGCTCCAGCACAGAAAGCTCAGGCTGCTAAAAAACACGTGAAACATGCTAAAAAAGCTGCTCCAGCAGCTAAATAA
- the serA gene encoding phosphoglycerate dehydrogenase — protein MAKVSLEKDKIKFLLVEGVHQSAVDTLRAAGYTNIEFHKGALDNESLKESIRDAHFVGLRSRTQLTEEVFAAAEKLVAVGCFCIGTNQVDLNAATKRGIPVFNAPFSNTRSVAEMVLGEMLLMMRGIPAANAKAHRGVWHKLAVGSFEARGKRLGIIGYGHIGTQLGILAEGLGMRVFFYDIESKLPLGNAQQIASLNELLQTSDVVTLHVPETLNTKDMIGADQLAQMKPGALLINASRGTVIDIPALCDALRSKHLSGAAIDVFPEEPATNSDPFESPLCEFDNVILTPHIGGSTMEAQEGIGLEVAGKLAKYSDNGSTLSAVNFPEASLPAHGANVSRLLHIHENRPGVLTSINQIFAEQGINIAAQYLQTSPQIGYVVIDVETDTATLSTALQLMKAIPGTIRARLLY, from the coding sequence ATGGCAAAAGTATCACTTGAGAAAGACAAGATTAAATTTTTGTTAGTGGAAGGCGTCCACCAAAGTGCGGTTGATACACTCCGCGCCGCGGGTTACACCAATATTGAATTTCACAAAGGTGCTTTAGATAACGAATCGCTGAAAGAGTCGATCCGTGATGCGCACTTTGTTGGACTCCGATCGCGTACTCAACTGACTGAAGAAGTATTCGCCGCTGCTGAAAAGCTGGTTGCCGTAGGCTGTTTCTGCATCGGGACCAACCAGGTTGACCTGAATGCAGCCACTAAGCGCGGTATTCCGGTCTTCAACGCGCCGTTCTCTAACACTCGCTCAGTGGCTGAAATGGTGCTGGGCGAAATGCTGCTGATGATGCGCGGTATTCCGGCTGCCAACGCCAAAGCACACCGCGGCGTGTGGCACAAACTGGCCGTCGGATCGTTTGAAGCGCGCGGTAAGCGTCTGGGTATCATTGGTTACGGCCATATCGGTACACAGCTGGGTATTCTGGCCGAAGGGCTGGGGATGCGCGTCTTCTTCTACGATATCGAAAGCAAACTGCCACTGGGCAATGCGCAACAGATCGCCAGCCTGAACGAACTGCTGCAAACCAGCGACGTCGTCACGCTGCACGTACCAGAAACCCTGAACACCAAAGATATGATCGGTGCCGATCAACTGGCACAGATGAAGCCGGGCGCACTGCTGATTAACGCCTCGCGCGGCACGGTGATTGACATTCCGGCGCTGTGCGACGCTCTGCGCAGCAAGCATCTGTCCGGCGCGGCTATCGACGTTTTCCCGGAAGAACCAGCCACCAACAGCGACCCGTTCGAGTCTCCGCTGTGCGAGTTTGATAACGTGATCCTGACTCCGCACATCGGTGGTTCAACCATGGAAGCGCAGGAAGGTATCGGCCTGGAAGTGGCGGGCAAACTGGCGAAATACTCTGACAATGGTTCCACCCTGTCAGCCGTTAACTTCCCAGAAGCCTCTCTGCCAGCACATGGCGCAAACGTCAGCCGTTTGCTGCATATCCATGAAAACCGTCCGGGCGTGCTGACCAGCATCAACCAGATCTTCGCCGAGCAGGGTATCAACATTGCCGCGCAGTACTTGCAGACCAGCCCACAGATTGGCTACGTGGTTATCGATGTTGAAACCGATACCGCGACGCTATCGACTGCGCTTCAGCTGATGAAGGCCATTCCAGGCACCATTCGCGCGCGTCTTTTGTACTGA
- the rpiA gene encoding ribose-5-phosphate isomerase RpiA, producing the protein MTQEELKKAVGWAALDYVTPGTIVGVGTGSTAAHFIDALGSIKHQIEGAVSSSDASTAKLKSLGIHVFDSNEVDELAVYVDGADEINHQMQMIKGGGAALTREKIIAAISKKFVCIVDASKQVDVLGKFPLPVEVIPMARSYVARELVKLGGLPEYRQNVITDNGNVILDVHNLSILDAIALENKINSIAGVVTVGLFANRGADIALVGTADGVKTVTLK; encoded by the coding sequence ATGACTCAGGAAGAATTAAAGAAAGCAGTTGGTTGGGCCGCGCTTGATTACGTGACTCCAGGCACCATTGTTGGCGTTGGCACCGGCTCTACCGCCGCCCATTTTATTGACGCATTAGGCTCCATCAAACATCAAATCGAAGGCGCGGTTTCCAGCTCAGACGCCTCCACCGCGAAACTCAAAAGCTTGGGCATCCACGTTTTCGATAGCAACGAAGTGGATGAACTGGCGGTGTACGTTGACGGTGCTGATGAAATTAACCATCAGATGCAGATGATCAAAGGCGGCGGTGCGGCACTGACGCGTGAAAAGATTATCGCAGCGATCAGTAAGAAGTTTGTTTGTATCGTTGACGCGTCCAAACAGGTCGACGTGTTGGGCAAATTCCCACTGCCGGTCGAAGTGATCCCGATGGCGCGTTCTTACGTGGCGCGCGAATTGGTCAAGCTGGGCGGCCTGCCAGAGTATCGCCAAAATGTGATCACTGATAATGGCAATGTGATTCTGGACGTGCACAACTTGTCGATTCTCGATGCCATCGCGCTGGAAAATAAGATCAACAGCATCGCGGGCGTGGTTACCGTCGGTCTGTTTGCTAACCGCGGCGCAGATATCGCGCTGGTCGGCACCGCAGACGGGGTCAAAACCGTCACGCTCAAGTGA
- a CDS encoding LysR family transcriptional regulator ArgP, translating to MKRPDYRTLQALDAVIRERGFERAAQKLCITQSAVSQRIKQLENLFGQPLLVRTVPPRPTEQGQKLLALLHQVELLEEEWLGNDSGTDSNDTPLLLSLAVNADSLATWLLPALKSVLVDSPIRLNLQVEDETRTQERLRRGEVVGAVSIQPQPLPSCLVDQLGALDYLFVASKPFADRYFPNGVTRSALLKAPAVAFDHLDDMHQAFLQQNFDLSPGSVPCHIVNSSEAFVQLARQGTTCCMIPHLQIEKELESGELIDLTPGLFQRRMLFWHRFAPESRMMRKVTDALLAHGRQVLRQD from the coding sequence ATGAAACGCCCAGACTATAGAACGCTTCAGGCGCTGGACGCTGTGATCCGCGAGCGCGGTTTTGAGCGCGCCGCGCAGAAGCTTTGCATCACTCAATCGGCGGTATCTCAACGTATCAAGCAGCTCGAGAATTTGTTCGGCCAGCCTCTGCTGGTCAGAACCGTACCGCCGCGCCCGACTGAGCAAGGGCAAAAATTGCTGGCGCTGTTACATCAGGTGGAACTGCTGGAGGAGGAGTGGCTGGGCAATGACAGCGGCACCGACAGCAATGACACGCCGCTGCTGCTGTCGCTGGCGGTCAACGCCGACAGTCTGGCGACCTGGCTGCTGCCCGCGCTGAAATCCGTGCTGGTCGACTCGCCCATTCGCCTGAACTTGCAGGTGGAAGACGAAACCCGCACCCAAGAGCGCCTGCGTCGCGGCGAAGTGGTGGGCGCAGTGAGTATTCAACCGCAGCCTTTACCGAGCTGTCTGGTAGACCAACTGGGCGCGCTGGACTATCTGTTTGTCGCCTCCAAGCCCTTTGCCGATCGCTATTTCCCCAACGGCGTGACCCGCTCGGCGCTGCTCAAAGCTCCGGCCGTGGCCTTTGACCATCTCGACGATATGCATCAAGCCTTCTTGCAGCAGAACTTCGATTTATCGCCGGGCAGCGTGCCGTGCCACATCGTTAACTCGTCAGAAGCCTTTGTGCAGCTGGCTCGTCAGGGAACCACCTGCTGTATGATCCCACATCTGCAAATCGAGAAAGAGCTGGAAAGCGGCGAACTGATCGACCTGACGCCGGGCCTGTTCCAGCGCCGGATGCTGTTCTGGCACCGTTTCGCGCCAGAAAGCCGCATGATGCGTAAAGTCACTGACGCCCTGCTGGCCCACGGCCGTCAGGTGCTGCGTCAGGATTGA
- a CDS encoding oxidative stress defense protein, protein MKLKALAMAAMLGLGTLPAALQAAEVPAGPHVVTSGTASVDATPDIATLAIEVNVSAKDAASAKKQADQRVAEYFAFLQKNGIEKKDINAANLSTQPEYNYLKDGGTELKGYRAVRQVQVTLRQLDKLNDLLDGALSSGLNEIRSVELGVANPASFRDQARQKAIDNATEQAKSLAEGFHAKLGPVYSIRYHVANYQPMPVARMYKAAEASAQSDAAQTYEQQSIHFDDQVDVVFELQR, encoded by the coding sequence GTGAAATTAAAAGCATTGGCGATGGCTGCAATGTTGGGATTAGGGACGTTACCTGCTGCACTTCAGGCTGCTGAGGTACCTGCGGGTCCCCACGTAGTAACGTCAGGGACTGCCAGCGTGGACGCAACGCCGGATATTGCGACACTGGCGATTGAAGTCAATGTATCGGCCAAGGACGCCGCGTCAGCGAAGAAACAGGCTGACCAGCGCGTGGCAGAGTATTTTGCATTCCTACAGAAGAACGGTATTGAGAAGAAAGATATCAACGCCGCTAACCTGAGCACACAACCCGAATATAACTACCTGAAAGATGGCGGCACCGAGCTGAAAGGCTATCGCGCCGTGCGTCAGGTTCAGGTGACTTTGCGTCAATTGGATAAGCTGAATGACCTGCTGGACGGTGCGCTAAGCTCCGGCCTAAATGAGATTCGCTCGGTAGAGCTTGGGGTGGCGAACCCAGCAAGCTTCCGCGATCAGGCTCGTCAGAAAGCGATTGATAACGCAACAGAGCAGGCTAAATCACTAGCCGAAGGCTTCCACGCCAAGCTCGGCCCGGTTTACAGCATTCGCTACCACGTCGCCAACTACCAGCCAATGCCGGTAGCGCGTATGTACAAAGCGGCTGAAGCCTCTGCGCAAAGCGACGCGGCGCAAACGTACGAGCAGCAAAGCATCCACTTTGACGATCAGGTCGACGTAGTGTTTGAGCTGCAACGCTAA